Below is a window of Mycoplasmopsis anatis DNA.
ATAAAGAATCCTCAACAACATCTGCACCTTCAATTGAAAACAAAACATTAGAATTATCAATAAATAGAACTGAATGAGAAAATAATAATAAATTTAAAGTTTATGACGCTATAAAATCTTCAGCTCTAACTTACTCAGGTGATAGACCTCAAAAAGTTCTTACAACATGATCAGATTCTTGAGCTTTAGGTCCTTTTTATGGATTATTTGTTTATCCATTAGCAGCTTTAATGCAAAGTATGTCGATAATAACCCCTGTCTGAGCAGGTTGAGGAACAATTTGAATTATTGTTTTTGCTGTTGTTGTCACAAAATCAATTGCATTAGCTATTTCATTCAAATCTAGATTTTCACAATCTATCCAAGATGATTTAAGAATTAAAAAAGCAGCTATCGAAGCTAAATATAAAGGTTTTGAAAATAATAAACAAATGAAAATACGTAAGAGCCAAGAACTTAGCGCGTTATATAGCAAAAATAATATTAACCCTATGGATTCTATGGCTAACATGATAATTACGATGCCAATATTTTTAGCTATTTGAAGAGCTTTACAAATTACACCAGAAATTAAATCTACCATTTGATTAACAATTAACTTCGCTTCTACCTCGTGACAAAAATTGTTTGAAGGTTACTGACCTTACTTAATTCTTATTGTTACAGCGGTTGCTGTTCAAGTAATATCTCAAGTTTTACCTAGAATTCTTAATAGAAAGAAAGAAAACCAAAGATTGACAGCAGATCAAAAAGAAGCAATTAAAAAATCAGAAAAAACTCAAAGAATCACAATGATAGTCTTCTTATTCTTTACAGTAGCGTTCACGGCTGGAGTTCAAATATACTGAATCGCTTCAGGAATTTGAACAATCCTTGAAACAATAGCTATTCACTGATTGAAAAAGACGAAGTGATACAGATTGTCATATTCTAAGAAATTTAAAAAATAACAGCAAGTTTATACTTGCTGTTTTTTTATCATTAAAAATCAAGAATTTAATTATTACCATTTTTTAAAAATAAAAAAAACAGCGGCGCCCTATTTTCACCTTTCGGCTATCGTCGGCACTAAGAGGCTTAACTACTGAGTTCGGAATGGTATCAGGTGATCCCTCTTGCTATAACCACTGATAATATGATAACATGTTTTATAATTTTTCCAAGTATTTTTTTTATTTTTTTAGAATATTTTTTGAATAAGGAATTTTTACACCCTCAAAGTCGAAAAACTCAATATTTTCTTTATTAAAAGCTTCAATTACTTTCAATTCAGGTTCTTCATCATCTATTAAAATTCATATAGAGCCATTCTCTTTGTATATTTCATCTACCAAAAAACCAATTTCGTTAAAATTATCAAAATGCTTATTTTCAAATCTTGTCTTAAAAAGTTGTTTCACAAAACTTCTTTTAATTTTTTTAACAATCTCTCTTTCACTTTTAACTAATAATTGTATATATATTTTATCATTTCCAATCTTAAAAAATGGTAGTATGCTATCTGATATAACATCACGTCTTAAAGAGATTTCTCCTTTATTTTCATTTAATAAAGAGATAAAGTCTATCCAATTCATCGATAATTTTAATGGATATAGGTTTTCTAACTCTTGATTAAAAAACTTTTTCTCTAAGAGAACACCAGAAATAGAATATAGCACATTTCTCTCATTTAAATATTGTGCAATAGCTTTAATGCTTTGTACAGGATTCTTTTGATTCATATTAAAATTTTAATCTATTATTTTATGATTGTAAATTAAATATTATTATTAGTTTAATAATAATTAACCTTTTTTACAAAATAATTAACTTAAATGTAAAATCAACCATTATTTTTTTAATTTTGTAGATAAAATTAATACTATATAATTTTAAAAATATATTTTAAATATTAGATTTGAGGTGAAAATGGCAAAAAAACAAAAATCATTTTTTGAGAAATTAGCTGAAAAAAATGATAAACATTTAGAAAGAACTAAACCAAAAATTATTAAAAAAAGAAATACTAAAGCATATGTAATATTAGGTCTTTTAGGTGTTGTTGTAGCTACTTCTATTGCAGTCCCAGTGACTGTTAATACAGTAAAGGTAAATTACACACCAGCATTAAAAGATACAGATAAGGTTCTTGAATTTATTAAACCTGATAATTCAAAAACACCAATTAACGTTAAAGACATTATTGGCAAATTAGAAGCGAATAAAAATATAAATAGTGAGAATACAGAAAAAATATATAAAGAAGCAATTTTTTATCTATATGAACAAGAAGTTAAAGCATCTAAAGAATTTCAACGTTTATGAAACGAATCCCTTTATCCTGGGGACACCGAGAGAACTGATATTGCACTAAAGACCCTAGATGAAGTTAGAAAAGAACAAGAAAATAAAATTAAAGATCTAAAAAGACAAATTCAAGCAGGATATGGTTTTGATAATTGAGAAAAACAATTTAATTCAGTTATAACAAGTGAACAATATGGTAATTCTTCAACTGAACAAGAAGCGGTTGATTATTTGATTATTAAAAGCATTGAAAAAGACGCCTTAAGAAAATTTACTATTGAATCTTCAAATAATTCACTATTTAAAAGCCAAAAAGACGTTAATAGAGTTGCGATGCGTGATATTTATTATGTTGATCAAAACAATAATAATGTTGTTGATGAAACTACTGGAAAACCTAAAGTTATGTTCCATAAAGGTGACAAAGTATTTACTCAATTTGTTGAAGGCAAGAATTATTTTGTTGACCAGAATTCAAATAAAATTACATTATTAAAGTCAAGTAGCTTTGTTTTTGAAAATTGAAATACAATTTTAGATTATTTCAAAGAATTTAATAAATTAAACAAGAATTTTGTTGTAAGTACATTTACAATTCCTGGTGTTTTAGAAAATTCTGTTACAGGCTCATTCAAAGTTGATAAAAATCAATATCTTCAATTTTTAATTAATTCTTTAATAGAGGATGAATTAGTACCTAATTACACATTAATTCAAAAGTTTGAAAAATTAGAATATTATTTATTGGAAAATGATCTAATTTCTAACAAAGCCAAAAGTAATTATGAAAATTATCTAAAACTTCTTTCTATTGATAGTTCTGAAGTGAAAGAAAATTTAGGTTCATTAGGTATTCAAAATTATTTAACTTTGGCTAAAAATAAAGATATGGCATATGCATTGAGTACAATGACAAATATTTTTGAAAACAAAGAACATAAACTGCCAAGTATAGAATTAAATAAATTATTTAACTTTAAGTTTGCTGAAAAACAGAAATTAGAATTCAATCTCTTAAAGATGAAATTCAATCACTAAAAGAATCTGATTCATATAAAAATGGTTCTAGAGAAGAAAAAATCGCTGTTAAAAATAAAATTATCGATAAAGCTTCTGAAATAATCAGCATCATGGAAGGTGAAATAACTTCGATGACTGATTTGGAATTTAGTCAAAAAATATCTGAAATTTATAACAATGCATTATCATTGAATGTAAATGGAAAAAACTTCTATTCTATAGTTTATTCAATAGAAGGAATGAATAATGCAAAATTAATACCAACCTCCACAGGTTTAACAATATTTAAGTTTGATGAAGTGACAGATTATGAAAAATTAATGAAATTGGTTAAATACGATTTAAATGCTGTCGCTAATGATAAAACACCATACTTCAATTCACTTGATGTTATCAACGATGAATTAAAAAACAAAAATATTATTTTAGAAAAAATGTTGAAAGACAAAGATTTTAATGAATACCTTAAATCAAATAATAAGTTATCTTCAACCAAAAATTCATTCACTGACGAAGATATTCAAAATACAATTATTTCAAATGAAGTATTAATTAATGGAAACAAACAAACTGAAGTTATAAATATATATTCAAAAGCAAATGACTGAATTAAAGAGCTGGTAAATAAAGGGTCAATTTACAATATTTCTCTATAAATGGTAAAGTATATATTGATTATGATAAAAATCAGAAACAACTAACTTATCAGAAAAAGAGTTTGGTGAATTTTATATCACCAATTAAATGAGTATTTAAATGTAGATAAAGGAGAAGAAAAATAATGAATAAGGCGAAATATTTATTATCATCTGTTCTTTTAACCCTACCTGCCTTAGCAGTTGTTTCTTGTGGTAGAGTAGAAAATTCAATTGAAAAAACAAAACAAGACGAGCAATTCAAAAGTAATGAGATTAAAACTATTGCCGAAAATTTATGAACTGAAAGGTATTATTAGATTTATATAAAGATGAGAATAATGATGTTAAATCATTGTCTGAATATTTAAATAATAAATCTTCAAAATTCTATAAAGATGCTCTCTTAGCCTTTAATATATATGCTTCATCTAATTTATCAAAAGATCCA
It encodes the following:
- a CDS encoding HinT-interacting membrane complex protein P80 — translated: MAKKQKSFFEKLAEKNDKHLERTKPKIIKKRNTKAYVILGLLGVVVATSIAVPVTVNTVKVNYTPALKDTDKVLEFIKPDNSKTPINVKDIIGKLEANKNINSENTEKIYKEAIFYLYEQEVKASKEFQRLWNESLYPGDTERTDIALKTLDEVRKEQENKIKDLKRQIQAGYGFDNWEKQFNSVITSEQYGNSSTEQEAVDYLIIKSIEKDALRKFTIESSNNSLFKSQKDVNRVAMRDIYYVDQNNNNVVDETTGKPKVMFHKGDKVFTQFVEGKNYFVDQNSNKITLLKSSSFVFENWNTILDYFKEFNKLNKNFVVSTFTIPGVLENSVTGSFKVDKNQYLQFLINSLIEDELVPNYTLIQKFEKLEYYLLENDLISNKAKSNYENYLKLLSIDSSEVKENLGSLGIQNYLTLAKNKDMAYALSTMTNIFENKEHKLPSIELNKLFNFKFAEKQKLEFNLLKMKFNH